One part of the Podarcis muralis chromosome 3, rPodMur119.hap1.1, whole genome shotgun sequence genome encodes these proteins:
- the FBXO25 gene encoding F-box only protein 25 isoform X1, which produces MKETMPFLGQDWRSPGWRWMKTEDGWKRCEPCSSELEDENNQLNNISHNVILDNDEEIYCADDCEFASKKRKKDHFRNNAKSQCFYREKWIYVHKESTKERHGYCTLGEAFNRLDFSSAIQDIRRFNYVVKLLQLIAKSQLTSLSGAAQKNYFNILDKIVCKVLEDQYNPRLIKDLLQELSSALCILIRGVGKSVLVGNINIWICRLETILLWQQQLNNLQIPKQVTNGLTLCDLPLHMLNNILYRFSDCWDIITLGQVSPTLYMLSEDRQLWKKLCLYHFAEKQFYRHPILSEKGHIDWKLMFFALQKCYPIKEQYGDTLHFCRHCSILFWKDYHLALLLKDTGHPCTANDPNSCFMPVSPQHFIDLFKF; this is translated from the exons ATGAAG GAAACCATGCCTTTTCTGGGCCAGGATTGGCGATCTCCAGGGTGGAGATGGATGAAGACAGAAGATGGTTGGAAGCGATGTGAGCCCTGCAGCTCAGAACTTGAGGATGAAAACAATCAACTTAACAACATCAGTCATAATGt cATCTTAGATAATGATGAAGAAATATACTGTGCTGATGATTGTGAATTTGcaagcaagaaaaggaaaaaggatcaTTTTAGGAACAATGCAAAATCTCAGT GCTTCTATCGTGAAAAATGGATATATGTTCATAAAGAAAGTACTAAAGAA AGACATGGCTATTGCACGCTGGGAGAAGCTTTTAATCGCTTAGATTTTTCAAGTGCAATTCAGGACATCAGAAGGTTCAATTACGTGGTAAAA CTTTTGCAATTAATAGCAAAATCCCAGTTAACTTCATTGAGCGGTGCAGCTCAAAAGAACTATTTCAATATCTTGGACAAAATTGTTTGCAAAG TTCTGGAGGACCAGTACAACCCACGTCTGATCAAAGACCTTCTTCAGGAGCTGAGTTCTGCGCTGTGCATATTAATACGGGGCGTGGGGAAATCGGTGCTAGTAGGAAACATCAATATTTGGATTTGCCGGTTGGAAACCATCcttctgtggcagcagcagctcaatAATCTTCAAATACCCAAG CAAGTCACCAATGGACTTACACTCTGCGATCTCCCTTTACATATGCTGAACAACATCTTGTATAGATTCTCAGACTGCTGGGACATTATCACTTTGGGCCAAGTGTCTCCCACATTGTATATGCTCAGTGAAGACAGGCAGTTATGGAAAAAGCTTTGCCTGTACCATTTTGCTGAAAAACAG TTCTATAGGCACCCTATTCTGTCAGAAAAAGGTCATATTGACTGGAAGCTGATGTTCTTTGCACTTCAGAAATGTTACCCTATAAAGGAACAATATGGAGATACCTTGCATTTCTGTCGCCATTGCAGTATTCTCTTCTGGAAG GACTACCACCTTGCTTTGTTACTCAAG GATACAGGACATCCCTGCACAGCCAATGATCCCAACAGCTGCTTCATGCCAGTTTCTCCTCAGCACTTCATAGACCTCTTCAAATTTTAA
- the FBXO25 gene encoding F-box only protein 25 isoform X3, whose product MKETMPFLGQDWRSPGWRWMKTEDGWKRCEPCSSELEDENNQLNNISHNVILDNDEEIYCADDCEFASKKRKKDHFRNNAKSQCFYREKWIYVHKESTKERHGYCTLGEAFNRLDFSSAIQDIRRFNYVVKLLQLIAKSQLTSLSGAAQKNYFNILDKIVCKVLEDQYNPRLIKDLLQELSSALCILIRGVGKSVLVGNINIWICRLETILLWQQQLNNLQIPKQVTNGLTLCDLPLHMLNNILYRFSDCWDIITLGQVSPTLYMLSEDRQLWKKLCLYHFAEKQFYRHPILSEKGHIDWKLMFFALQKCYPIKEQYGDTLHFCRHCSILFWKDTGHPCTANDPNSCFMPVSPQHFIDLFKF is encoded by the exons ATGAAG GAAACCATGCCTTTTCTGGGCCAGGATTGGCGATCTCCAGGGTGGAGATGGATGAAGACAGAAGATGGTTGGAAGCGATGTGAGCCCTGCAGCTCAGAACTTGAGGATGAAAACAATCAACTTAACAACATCAGTCATAATGt cATCTTAGATAATGATGAAGAAATATACTGTGCTGATGATTGTGAATTTGcaagcaagaaaaggaaaaaggatcaTTTTAGGAACAATGCAAAATCTCAGT GCTTCTATCGTGAAAAATGGATATATGTTCATAAAGAAAGTACTAAAGAA AGACATGGCTATTGCACGCTGGGAGAAGCTTTTAATCGCTTAGATTTTTCAAGTGCAATTCAGGACATCAGAAGGTTCAATTACGTGGTAAAA CTTTTGCAATTAATAGCAAAATCCCAGTTAACTTCATTGAGCGGTGCAGCTCAAAAGAACTATTTCAATATCTTGGACAAAATTGTTTGCAAAG TTCTGGAGGACCAGTACAACCCACGTCTGATCAAAGACCTTCTTCAGGAGCTGAGTTCTGCGCTGTGCATATTAATACGGGGCGTGGGGAAATCGGTGCTAGTAGGAAACATCAATATTTGGATTTGCCGGTTGGAAACCATCcttctgtggcagcagcagctcaatAATCTTCAAATACCCAAG CAAGTCACCAATGGACTTACACTCTGCGATCTCCCTTTACATATGCTGAACAACATCTTGTATAGATTCTCAGACTGCTGGGACATTATCACTTTGGGCCAAGTGTCTCCCACATTGTATATGCTCAGTGAAGACAGGCAGTTATGGAAAAAGCTTTGCCTGTACCATTTTGCTGAAAAACAG TTCTATAGGCACCCTATTCTGTCAGAAAAAGGTCATATTGACTGGAAGCTGATGTTCTTTGCACTTCAGAAATGTTACCCTATAAAGGAACAATATGGAGATACCTTGCATTTCTGTCGCCATTGCAGTATTCTCTTCTGGAAG GATACAGGACATCCCTGCACAGCCAATGATCCCAACAGCTGCTTCATGCCAGTTTCTCCTCAGCACTTCATAGACCTCTTCAAATTTTAA
- the FBXO25 gene encoding F-box only protein 25 isoform X2: MPFLGQDWRSPGWRWMKTEDGWKRCEPCSSELEDENNQLNNISHNVILDNDEEIYCADDCEFASKKRKKDHFRNNAKSQCFYREKWIYVHKESTKERHGYCTLGEAFNRLDFSSAIQDIRRFNYVVKLLQLIAKSQLTSLSGAAQKNYFNILDKIVCKVLEDQYNPRLIKDLLQELSSALCILIRGVGKSVLVGNINIWICRLETILLWQQQLNNLQIPKQVTNGLTLCDLPLHMLNNILYRFSDCWDIITLGQVSPTLYMLSEDRQLWKKLCLYHFAEKQFYRHPILSEKGHIDWKLMFFALQKCYPIKEQYGDTLHFCRHCSILFWKDYHLALLLKDTGHPCTANDPNSCFMPVSPQHFIDLFKF; the protein is encoded by the exons ATGCCTTTTCTGGGCCAGGATTGGCGATCTCCAGGGTGGAGATGGATGAAGACAGAAGATGGTTGGAAGCGATGTGAGCCCTGCAGCTCAGAACTTGAGGATGAAAACAATCAACTTAACAACATCAGTCATAATGt cATCTTAGATAATGATGAAGAAATATACTGTGCTGATGATTGTGAATTTGcaagcaagaaaaggaaaaaggatcaTTTTAGGAACAATGCAAAATCTCAGT GCTTCTATCGTGAAAAATGGATATATGTTCATAAAGAAAGTACTAAAGAA AGACATGGCTATTGCACGCTGGGAGAAGCTTTTAATCGCTTAGATTTTTCAAGTGCAATTCAGGACATCAGAAGGTTCAATTACGTGGTAAAA CTTTTGCAATTAATAGCAAAATCCCAGTTAACTTCATTGAGCGGTGCAGCTCAAAAGAACTATTTCAATATCTTGGACAAAATTGTTTGCAAAG TTCTGGAGGACCAGTACAACCCACGTCTGATCAAAGACCTTCTTCAGGAGCTGAGTTCTGCGCTGTGCATATTAATACGGGGCGTGGGGAAATCGGTGCTAGTAGGAAACATCAATATTTGGATTTGCCGGTTGGAAACCATCcttctgtggcagcagcagctcaatAATCTTCAAATACCCAAG CAAGTCACCAATGGACTTACACTCTGCGATCTCCCTTTACATATGCTGAACAACATCTTGTATAGATTCTCAGACTGCTGGGACATTATCACTTTGGGCCAAGTGTCTCCCACATTGTATATGCTCAGTGAAGACAGGCAGTTATGGAAAAAGCTTTGCCTGTACCATTTTGCTGAAAAACAG TTCTATAGGCACCCTATTCTGTCAGAAAAAGGTCATATTGACTGGAAGCTGATGTTCTTTGCACTTCAGAAATGTTACCCTATAAAGGAACAATATGGAGATACCTTGCATTTCTGTCGCCATTGCAGTATTCTCTTCTGGAAG GACTACCACCTTGCTTTGTTACTCAAG GATACAGGACATCCCTGCACAGCCAATGATCCCAACAGCTGCTTCATGCCAGTTTCTCCTCAGCACTTCATAGACCTCTTCAAATTTTAA